The following are from one region of the Methyloversatilis discipulorum genome:
- a CDS encoding ComEA family DNA-binding protein → MRRLFCMLLCLLAAPAFAVLDLNSATEAELDALPGVGPSRAQAIIEHRTKNGPFTSVDELRSVKGIGDKTFAELKPLLVVGAGAPASVAPRADLPAAPEAAPASSGGFPWWIVAVVAVGAAIAFVLMRRRGTAQAPAQAPVPVPEAPVPPARPAAASAPKPAASSPPPRPAGGAAHATSGAASAPPARPAGAPPRPAGSSAPAQSSAAPADTAADAPSSAPPKPAGAPPKPAGSR, encoded by the coding sequence ATGCGTCGCCTGTTCTGCATGCTGCTGTGCCTGCTTGCTGCGCCCGCCTTCGCAGTACTCGACCTGAACAGTGCCACGGAAGCCGAACTCGACGCATTGCCCGGCGTCGGGCCGAGCCGCGCGCAGGCCATCATCGAACACCGGACGAAGAACGGGCCTTTCACCTCGGTTGACGAACTGCGCAGCGTGAAGGGTATCGGTGACAAGACCTTTGCCGAACTGAAGCCGCTGCTGGTCGTCGGCGCGGGCGCGCCGGCATCCGTCGCGCCGCGGGCCGACTTGCCCGCAGCTCCGGAAGCCGCGCCGGCGTCGTCCGGCGGTTTCCCTTGGTGGATCGTGGCAGTCGTTGCCGTCGGCGCAGCGATCGCTTTCGTACTGATGCGTCGGCGCGGCACGGCGCAGGCGCCCGCGCAAGCCCCGGTGCCGGTACCCGAAGCACCTGTGCCGCCCGCCAGGCCTGCTGCCGCCAGCGCACCGAAACCCGCAGCGTCCTCGCCGCCGCCGCGTCCGGCAGGCGGCGCAGCGCACGCTACATCGGGTGCCGCATCCGCACCGCCGGCACGACCGGCGGGCGCGCCGCCCCGGCCGGCGGGCAGCAGTGCGCCCGCCCAGTCGTCTGCCGCACCGGCCGATACTGCAGCCGACGCTCCATCGTCCGCGCCGCCAAAGCCGGCGGGCGCGCCTCCGAAACCGGCCGGCTCGCGCTGA
- the lapB gene encoding lipopolysaccharide assembly protein LapB: MEIELWWLLALPLFFGLGWLAARIDIRHLVRESRALPRSYFAGLNFLLNEQPDRAIDSFIEATSKDPQTVELQFALGNLFRRRGETDRAIQIHQALAAREDVRAEQRLNARLELGLDFLKAGLLDRAEETFVGLRGSAVDIEALHHLLDIYQQEKEWHKAIDIARALPENESHRAQKDIAQFLCELATQALAQSRMGDARSLLGEALATHRKCVRALMLLGDAAAAEQKWEEAIEHWQRIEQQNPVYLALVASRMADAYRKLGRERQGITLLKSYLERHASLDLLDVVFKEELDTEGPTGALTLVREELRRNPTLLGLDKLLEAQMQTLPPEARTDSDLMKNIIHAHTRRVARYRCDSCGFKARQFHWRCPACGGWETYPPKRTEEFDLTP; encoded by the coding sequence ATGGAAATCGAACTCTGGTGGCTCCTGGCCCTGCCGCTCTTCTTCGGGCTGGGCTGGCTTGCCGCGCGCATCGACATCCGGCATCTGGTGCGCGAGTCGCGCGCGCTGCCGCGCTCCTACTTCGCCGGCCTGAATTTTCTGCTGAACGAACAGCCGGACCGCGCGATCGACTCCTTCATCGAGGCGACAAGCAAGGATCCGCAGACGGTGGAGCTCCAGTTTGCGCTGGGCAATCTGTTCCGTCGTCGCGGTGAAACCGATCGCGCGATCCAGATCCATCAGGCGCTCGCCGCCCGTGAGGACGTGCGTGCCGAACAGCGGCTGAATGCGCGCCTCGAACTGGGTCTCGACTTCCTCAAGGCCGGCCTGCTCGATCGTGCAGAGGAGACATTCGTCGGCCTGCGTGGCAGTGCGGTCGATATCGAGGCGCTGCATCACCTGCTGGATATCTACCAGCAGGAAAAGGAATGGCACAAGGCGATAGACATCGCCCGCGCACTGCCGGAAAACGAATCGCACCGCGCGCAGAAGGATATCGCGCAGTTCCTGTGCGAACTCGCCACACAGGCGCTAGCGCAGTCCCGCATGGGCGACGCGAGAAGCCTGCTCGGCGAGGCACTGGCCACGCATCGCAAGTGCGTGCGCGCATTGATGCTGCTCGGTGACGCCGCCGCCGCCGAGCAGAAGTGGGAAGAGGCAATCGAGCACTGGCAGCGCATCGAGCAGCAGAATCCGGTCTATCTGGCGCTGGTGGCCTCGCGCATGGCCGATGCCTACCGCAAGCTCGGACGCGAACGTCAGGGCATCACGCTGCTGAAGAGCTATCTCGAACGGCACGCCTCGCTCGATCTGCTCGACGTCGTGTTCAAGGAGGAGCTCGACACCGAAGGCCCCACGGGCGCGCTGACACTGGTACGTGAGGAGCTGCGCCGCAATCCGACCCTGCTCGGTCTGGACAAGCTGCTGGAGGCGCAGATGCAGACGCTGCCGCCCGAGGCGCGCACCGATTCCGATCTGATGAAGAACATCATTCACGCGCACACGCGGCGCGTCGCGCGCTACCGTTGCGACAGCTGCGGCTTCAAGGCGCGCCAGTTCCACTGGCGCTGCCCGGCCTGCGGCGGCTGGGAAACCTATCCGCCGAAGCGCACCGAAGAATTCGACCTGACACCCTGA
- the rpsA gene encoding 30S ribosomal protein S1 encodes MSQVAQSSDSMESFAALFEESLTRQEMRAGEVITAEVMRVDQNFVVVNAGLKSESYISIDEFRTDRGELTVAPGDYVSVAIEMLEDGYGETRLSRDKAKRIAAWNELEKALGDGSIVKGLVSGKVKGGLTVMTNGIRAFLPGSLVDLRPVKDTTPYENKEFEFKVIKLDRKRNNVVVSRRAVLELTAGEEREKLLENLKEGTVVKGIVKNITDYGAFVDLGGIDGLLHITDLAWRRVRHPSEVLAVGDEVEAKVLKFDAEKNRVSLGLKQLGEDPWVGISRRYPQGTRLFGKVTNLTDYGAFVEIEQGIEGLVHVSEMDWTNKNIHPTKVVQLGDEVEVMILEIDEDRRRISLGMKQCMPNPWEDFSMNHKKGDKVRGQIKSITDFGVFIGLTGAIDGLVHLSDLSWSLPGEEAVRNYKKGDEVEAVVLSIDVERERISLGVKQMDGDPFTNFIATHDKNSVVRGTVKTVDAKGAVIALNEDVEGYLRASEASRDRVEDLTTILNVGDEVEAMIVNLDRKTRSITLSVRAKDQAEQNDAIQKIQAEGTSASSGTTNLGALLKAKLKNS; translated from the coding sequence ATGTCCCAAGTTGCCCAGTCGTCCGACTCCATGGAAAGTTTTGCCGCGCTGTTCGAGGAAAGCCTCACGCGCCAGGAAATGCGCGCCGGTGAAGTCATCACCGCCGAAGTCATGCGCGTGGATCAGAATTTCGTCGTCGTCAATGCCGGCCTGAAGTCGGAAAGCTATATCTCGATCGACGAATTCCGCACCGATCGCGGTGAACTGACGGTCGCCCCCGGCGATTACGTCAGCGTTGCAATCGAAATGCTCGAGGACGGCTACGGTGAAACCCGCCTGTCCCGCGACAAGGCCAAGCGCATCGCCGCATGGAACGAACTGGAAAAGGCACTGGGCGATGGCTCCATCGTCAAGGGTCTGGTGTCGGGCAAGGTCAAGGGTGGCCTGACCGTCATGACCAACGGCATCCGCGCCTTCCTGCCGGGTTCGCTGGTCGACCTGCGTCCGGTCAAGGACACCACGCCGTACGAAAACAAGGAATTCGAATTCAAGGTCATCAAGCTCGACCGCAAGCGCAACAACGTCGTTGTGTCGCGTCGCGCCGTGCTCGAACTGACCGCCGGTGAAGAGCGCGAAAAGCTGCTCGAGAACCTCAAGGAAGGCACCGTCGTCAAGGGTATCGTCAAGAACATCACCGACTACGGCGCGTTCGTCGACCTCGGTGGCATCGACGGCCTGCTGCACATCACCGATCTGGCCTGGCGCCGCGTGCGTCACCCGTCGGAAGTTCTGGCGGTCGGTGACGAAGTCGAAGCCAAGGTGCTCAAGTTCGACGCCGAGAAGAACCGCGTGTCGCTGGGCCTCAAGCAGCTGGGCGAAGACCCGTGGGTCGGCATCTCGCGCCGCTACCCGCAGGGCACCCGCCTGTTCGGCAAGGTGACCAACCTGACCGATTACGGCGCATTCGTCGAAATCGAGCAGGGCATCGAAGGTCTGGTCCACGTGTCCGAAATGGACTGGACCAACAAGAACATCCACCCGACCAAGGTTGTCCAGCTGGGCGACGAGGTCGAAGTGATGATTCTGGAAATCGACGAAGACCGTCGCCGGATTTCGCTGGGCATGAAGCAGTGCATGCCGAATCCGTGGGAAGACTTCTCGATGAACCACAAGAAGGGCGACAAGGTCCGTGGCCAGATCAAGTCGATCACCGACTTTGGCGTGTTCATCGGTCTGACCGGCGCCATCGATGGCCTGGTTCACCTGTCCGACCTGTCGTGGTCGCTGCCCGGCGAAGAAGCCGTGCGCAACTACAAGAAGGGTGACGAAGTCGAGGCCGTCGTGCTGTCGATCGATGTCGAGCGCGAGCGCATCTCGCTCGGCGTCAAGCAGATGGATGGAGACCCCTTCACCAACTTCATCGCCACCCACGACAAGAACAGCGTCGTGCGCGGCACCGTGAAGACGGTGGATGCCAAGGGCGCCGTGATCGCGCTGAACGAAGATGTCGAGGGCTACCTGCGTGCTTCGGAAGCTTCGCGTGACCGCGTCGAAGACCTGACGACCATCCTCAACGTCGGCGACGAAGTCGAGGCGATGATCGTCAATCTGGACCGCAAGACCCGTTCGATCACGCTGTCGGTGCGTGCGAAGGATCAGGCTGAACAGAACGACGCCATCCAGAAGATCCAGGCTGAAGGCACCTCCGCCAGCAGCGGTACGACCAATCTGGGCGCGCTGCTGAAGGCAAAGCTGAAGAACTCCTGA
- the cysM gene encoding cysteine synthase CysM — protein MQYKTLEDFVGNTPLVRLQRIPGADNDRRGNVILAKLEGNNPAGSVKDRPALSMIKRAEERGDIKPGDTLIEATSGNTGIALAMVAAMRGYKMILVMPENQSIERRQSMAAYGAELVLTAKEGSMELARDTAEKLRDEGRGVILDQFGNSDNPRAHIEGTGPEIWRDTDGRVTHFVSSMGTTGTIMGTSTYLKSQNPAIQIIGCQPEEGAQIPGIRKWPEAYLPKIYDRSRVDRLEYVGQHDAEEMTRRLAREEGICAGISSGGALVVALRIAAEVENATIVSIVCDRGDRYLSTGVFPS, from the coding sequence ATGCAATACAAGACTCTCGAAGATTTCGTCGGCAACACGCCGCTGGTCCGTCTGCAGCGTATTCCGGGGGCCGACAACGACCGCCGTGGCAACGTCATCCTGGCCAAGCTGGAAGGCAACAACCCGGCCGGTTCGGTCAAGGACAGACCTGCACTGTCCATGATCAAGCGCGCTGAAGAGCGCGGCGACATCAAGCCGGGCGACACGCTGATCGAGGCGACCAGCGGCAACACCGGTATCGCGCTGGCGATGGTGGCGGCCATGCGCGGCTACAAGATGATTCTGGTGATGCCCGAGAACCAGAGCATCGAGCGCCGGCAGAGCATGGCCGCCTACGGCGCGGAACTGGTGCTGACCGCGAAGGAAGGCAGCATGGAACTGGCGCGCGATACGGCCGAGAAACTGCGCGACGAAGGCCGCGGCGTCATCCTCGACCAGTTCGGCAACAGTGACAATCCGCGCGCCCATATCGAAGGAACAGGGCCGGAGATCTGGCGCGACACCGACGGGCGTGTCACCCACTTCGTCAGTTCGATGGGCACCACGGGCACCATCATGGGCACCTCGACCTATCTGAAGTCGCAGAATCCGGCGATCCAGATCATCGGCTGCCAGCCGGAAGAGGGTGCGCAGATTCCGGGCATCCGCAAGTGGCCCGAGGCCTATCTGCCGAAGATCTACGACCGTAGCCGTGTCGATCGGCTGGAGTACGTCGGCCAGCACGACGCCGAGGAAATGACCCGCCGCCTGGCGCGCGAGGAGGGTATCTGCGCCGGCATCAGCTCGGGCGGCGCGCTGGTCGTCGCGCTGCGCATCGCGGCCGAGGTCGAGAACGCGACCATCGTCAGCATCGTGTGCGACCGCGGCGACCGCTACCTCTCCACGGGTGTTTTCCCTTCCTGA
- the rfaE1 gene encoding D-glycero-beta-D-manno-heptose-7-phosphate kinase — translation MSLTLPDTRNARILVAGDVMLDRYWFGDVQRISPEAPVPVVKIDRVEERPGGAANVARNCAALGAKVSLLSVVGADDAGRTLRAQMKAAHIAASLHEDPQLDTTIKLRVIGRQQQLLRIDFESAPAREVLCAKLDEFARRVKDVDVVILSDYGKGALADIRDMMDIARAAGKPVLVDPKGDDYTRYAGATLLKPNRSELREVVGSWTDDDDLARRATALRDELGLGALLLTRSDAGMSLYASDGVTHERALAREVYDVSGAGDTVIAAMAVMMASGCSQVDAMRLANRAAGIVVGKLGTAVCALDELAADLRHGAA, via the coding sequence ATGAGCCTGACGCTTCCCGATACCCGCAACGCGCGCATCCTGGTCGCCGGCGACGTGATGCTGGACCGCTACTGGTTCGGCGACGTGCAGCGCATCTCTCCCGAAGCGCCGGTGCCGGTGGTCAAGATCGACCGCGTCGAGGAAAGACCGGGCGGCGCCGCCAACGTGGCGCGCAACTGCGCGGCCCTCGGTGCAAAGGTAAGCCTGCTGTCAGTGGTCGGCGCCGACGACGCCGGTCGCACCTTGCGCGCGCAGATGAAGGCCGCCCACATCGCTGCCAGCCTGCACGAAGACCCGCAGCTCGACACCACGATCAAACTGCGCGTGATCGGCCGCCAGCAGCAATTGCTGCGCATCGATTTCGAGAGCGCTCCGGCGCGCGAGGTGCTGTGTGCCAAACTCGACGAGTTCGCGCGCCGCGTGAAGGACGTCGACGTGGTCATCCTGTCCGACTACGGCAAGGGCGCGCTGGCGGACATCCGCGACATGATGGACATCGCGCGTGCGGCCGGAAAGCCGGTGCTGGTCGATCCCAAGGGCGACGACTACACCCGTTACGCTGGTGCCACGCTGCTCAAGCCCAACCGCAGCGAGCTGCGTGAAGTGGTCGGCAGCTGGACCGACGACGACGATCTGGCGCGCCGCGCCACCGCATTGCGCGACGAACTGGGGCTGGGTGCGCTGCTGCTCACCCGCTCGGACGCAGGCATGAGCCTCTACGCATCCGATGGCGTGACGCACGAGCGCGCGCTGGCGCGCGAGGTGTACGACGTCAGCGGTGCCGGCGACACCGTGATTGCCGCCATGGCGGTCATGATGGCCAGCGGCTGTTCGCAGGTCGATGCAATGCGACTGGCCAATCGCGCCGCCGGCATTGTGGTCGGCAAGCTGGGCACCGCCGTGTGCGCGCTCGACGAACTCGCCGCCGACCTGCGCCACGGTGCCGCCTGA
- a CDS encoding lipopolysaccharide assembly LapA domain-containing protein gives MAILNWLLRIVVFLLLLGLAARNSDPVTVRFFFGHEWRVELSLVLLALFFFGALLGALAGWSLARSRAAHDGQSPTAD, from the coding sequence ATGGCGATACTTAACTGGCTGCTGCGCATCGTCGTTTTCCTGTTGCTGCTCGGCCTCGCGGCCCGCAACAGTGATCCGGTGACGGTGCGCTTCTTCTTCGGACACGAGTGGCGCGTAGAGTTGTCCCTCGTACTGCTCGCTCTGTTCTTCTTCGGCGCTCTGCTGGGCGCATTGGCCGGGTGGTCGCTGGCGCGCAGTCGCGCCGCGCACGACGGACAATCGCCGACCGCCGACTGA
- a CDS encoding integration host factor subunit beta has protein sequence MTKSELITRLATRFPQLVAKDADYAVKMILDEMTAALVRGDRIEIRGFGSFSLNHRPPRVGRNPKSGEKVMVPEKRVPHFKAGKELRERVDNALNTAGLVA, from the coding sequence ATGACCAAATCCGAACTGATCACCCGGTTGGCCACCCGCTTCCCGCAACTGGTCGCCAAGGACGCCGATTACGCCGTGAAGATGATCCTCGATGAAATGACTGCGGCGCTGGTCCGCGGTGATCGCATCGAAATCCGCGGTTTCGGCAGCTTTTCGCTGAACCATCGTCCGCCGCGCGTGGGCCGTAACCCGAAGTCGGGCGAGAAGGTCATGGTGCCCGAGAAGCGGGTACCGCATTTCAAGGCGGGCAAGGAACTGCGCGAGCGCGTCGACAACGCGCTGAACACTGCAGGCCTCGTGGCCTGA